One genomic window of Candidatus Bathyarchaeota archaeon includes the following:
- a CDS encoding ATP-dependent helicase, producing MPIPFEKLYPKQKEVVIHKGGPLLVLAGPGTGKTEVLTHRTAFLTNCCGVNPAEILAITFSRKATREMTERLEKFEGFEENQPRTSTLHAEAFRVMNDIDASKRYLLGGEETRLLLMDAALDLGLKVKARELKRLQRDIGLLKANCKGPNHILCIDEQTKNLKKLFERYEELLSFNHAIGLDGLIMKAVGALSSGENNFKSETRHLLVDEYQDINQAEFQFIKILAQNVDSLFVVGDDDQSIYGWRGADPNIIRSFKKDFSGAHGEILEESHRCTGHILEGAQAIVSKDPQYQYKPIYSVKGDGSPIHIVVSKSWTAEGIWIANWIGNSISKGQFKPSEIVILCKVIKLADFLGEQLRIVGIDTVYWRPSRLFTNEITLNILAHVRLIVDKEDNLALRRCVDTPTGRGVGKRGVMIIRRLAEKHSCSLWEIMLNVHQYSKLQRWRDSIEGFVNRIQKMEDVSSDQRVSETIKMIAKEIGASGSAVDRLNKFAASLTEEMDLEDFMGEVNRNRGLDLAGGVAEPEDEKEAVTIMSMHSSKGLTYEVAFLLGLEEGIFPNPTQDLNEQRRLCYVAMTRARQELFLCYCKALKGKPARGLKFYNPSSFLYALPKEHREVIENL from the coding sequence TTGCCAATTCCATTTGAGAAACTTTACCCAAAACAGAAAGAAGTTGTCATTCACAAGGGTGGTCCTTTGCTTGTTCTTGCAGGTCCTGGAACAGGGAAGACTGAAGTCTTAACGCATCGAACTGCATTTTTGACTAATTGTTGCGGTGTAAACCCTGCAGAGATACTGGCAATAACTTTCAGCAGAAAAGCCACCCGAGAAATGACTGAACGATTAGAAAAGTTTGAAGGATTTGAAGAGAATCAGCCTAGGACATCTACGCTCCATGCAGAAGCTTTCCGTGTGATGAACGATATAGATGCCAGCAAAAGATATCTTTTGGGAGGGGAGGAAACTCGCCTTTTATTGATGGACGCTGCCTTAGACTTGGGTCTCAAAGTTAAGGCAAGGGAACTAAAGAGGCTGCAACGGGACATCGGACTCTTAAAGGCCAATTGCAAAGGCCCTAATCACATTCTGTGTATTGATGAGCAAACTAAAAATCTAAAGAAGCTTTTTGAACGCTATGAGGAGCTCCTTAGCTTCAACCATGCAATTGGGTTAGACGGGCTTATCATGAAAGCAGTTGGAGCTCTATCGTCTGGTGAAAACAACTTCAAGAGCGAAACTAGACATCTGCTGGTTGATGAATACCAAGACATCAATCAAGCAGAGTTTCAGTTTATCAAAATCCTTGCACAAAATGTAGATAGTCTTTTTGTCGTAGGTGATGATGACCAAAGCATCTATGGCTGGCGAGGTGCTGACCCAAATATTATTCGAAGTTTCAAGAAAGACTTCAGCGGTGCTCATGGTGAAATTCTTGAGGAATCACACCGTTGTACAGGCCATATCTTAGAAGGAGCCCAAGCCATTGTTTCTAAAGATCCACAATATCAATACAAGCCTATCTATTCAGTCAAAGGAGATGGTTCTCCTATCCACATAGTGGTTTCCAAAAGCTGGACAGCTGAAGGAATTTGGATTGCTAATTGGATTGGCAACAGCATTTCAAAAGGTCAATTTAAACCCTCAGAAATTGTCATCTTGTGCAAGGTCATTAAACTTGCTGATTTCCTAGGAGAACAACTGAGGATTGTTGGAATAGACACAGTTTATTGGAGACCAAGCAGGCTCTTCACGAACGAGATAACCTTGAACATTCTTGCTCATGTTCGACTCATAGTAGATAAGGAAGATAACCTGGCACTTCGAAGATGCGTTGACACTCCCACAGGTCGGGGTGTTGGGAAGAGAGGAGTAATGATTATTAGACGTTTGGCTGAGAAACATTCATGTTCCTTATGGGAAATAATGCTCAACGTTCATCAATATTCTAAGCTTCAGAGATGGCGGGATTCGATAGAGGGTTTTGTGAACAGAATTCAAAAGATGGAGGATGTGTCGTCAGACCAGAGAGTCAGCGAAACAATAAAGATGATAGCAAAAGAAATCGGCGCCTCTGGGAGTGCCGTAGACCGCTTAAACAAGTTCGCTGCTTCATTGACAGAGGAAATGGACCTTGAAGATTTTATGGGAGAGGTAAATAGAAATCGAGGGCTCGATCTTGCGGGAGGGGTTGCAGAACCAGAAGACGAAAAAGAAGCTGTGACTATAATGAGCATGCATTCTTCAAAAGGGCTTACATACGAAGTCGCATTTCTTCTAGGCTTAGAAGAGGGAATCTTCCCAAACCCAACGCAGGATCTTAATGAACAAAGACGATTATGCTATGTAGCAATGACAAGAGCTAGACAAGAGCTTTTCCTGTGTTATTGCAAGGCACTTAAGGGTAAACCAGCTCGAGGCTTGAAGTTCTATAATCCCTCAAGTTTTCTATATGCCCTCCCGAAGGAACATAGGGAAGTCATAGAAAACCTTTAA